Proteins from a genomic interval of Halomonas alkaliantarctica:
- a CDS encoding DMT family transporter, whose amino-acid sequence MPIRDLLLGLFVIVIWALNIIVIKVGVAELPPLLMMTLRFTLVAVLLVPFYPVARAQLPFLLLLSITFGSLHFALLFIGLEHAEAGTGALLVQMGTPFATLLAVIFLKEKLGPKRIVGLLLSFAGVVVLAGGPTLPSPLPLAILLCSAMGWAVSQLLIKRGPPIAPMALAGWVALFAVPQVALGSWLFESGQWQAIQQATWLGWGAMIYTAVMSSIVAYGIWYALLRRHPVNRVVPMTLLVPVLAVGLGALLMGDSLGVHKLVGGGLVIAGIALIVIRFRRRNR is encoded by the coding sequence GTGCCAATACGCGACCTGCTGCTCGGCCTCTTTGTTATCGTCATATGGGCGCTAAACATCATTGTTATCAAGGTCGGTGTAGCAGAGCTACCGCCGCTATTAATGATGACCCTACGTTTTACGCTGGTCGCTGTGCTGTTGGTGCCCTTCTACCCGGTGGCGCGGGCGCAACTGCCGTTTTTGCTTCTGTTATCCATCACCTTCGGCAGCCTACACTTCGCTCTATTGTTCATTGGTTTAGAGCATGCAGAAGCGGGTACCGGCGCGCTCTTGGTGCAAATGGGAACGCCCTTTGCCACATTGTTAGCAGTGATATTTCTAAAAGAGAAGCTGGGCCCCAAACGTATTGTCGGGCTGCTGCTCTCTTTTGCGGGGGTAGTCGTGCTGGCCGGTGGGCCAACACTGCCCTCTCCGTTACCACTGGCAATTCTGTTGTGCAGTGCCATGGGCTGGGCGGTGTCGCAGCTGTTGATCAAGCGTGGCCCGCCCATTGCGCCGATGGCGCTGGCAGGCTGGGTGGCACTGTTTGCGGTGCCACAGGTAGCGCTGGGTTCATGGCTATTTGAGAGCGGTCAGTGGCAGGCGATACAGCAAGCAACCTGGTTAGGCTGGGGGGCGATGATTTACACCGCCGTAATGTCATCGATCGTCGCTTACGGGATTTGGTACGCCCTTTTGCGCCGTCACCCGGTTAATCGCGTGGTACCCATGACGCTACTCGTACCGGTACTAGCAGTCGGCCTAGGCGCACTGTTAATGGGCGACAGCTTAGGCGTGCATAAGCTGGTAGGCGGTGGCTTAGTGATCGCAGGTATTGCCCTGATTGTGATCAGATTTCGCCGTCGCAATCGATAA
- a CDS encoding ParA family protein — protein MQMLALYSIKGGVGKTASAVNLAAEAARDGSRVLLWDLDPQAATTFYLRSKPKVRGGVDKLVKGKADLDRAIRETDIEGLDLLPAALGSRDLEASMETRKPSRLRKILKPVMASYDLVILDCPPSLSALSEQIFSSVDALLVPVVPTTLSLRTLEQLDGHLDAVEQACPIWPFVTLADRRKTLHREVMESLSERWPRRLSTAVPNASAIERMGIERAPVGHFARSSPGGRAYAALWREISQRMQ, from the coding sequence ATGCAGATGCTGGCGCTTTACAGTATCAAGGGTGGAGTGGGCAAGACCGCCTCCGCCGTCAATCTCGCCGCCGAAGCGGCCCGCGATGGCAGTCGAGTATTGCTCTGGGATCTCGATCCGCAGGCCGCTACCACCTTCTACCTGCGCAGCAAACCCAAAGTGCGTGGTGGCGTCGACAAACTGGTCAAGGGCAAGGCTGATCTTGATCGGGCGATCCGCGAGACCGACATCGAGGGGCTCGACCTGCTGCCTGCGGCACTGGGATCGCGCGACCTTGAAGCGTCAATGGAAACCCGCAAGCCCAGTAGGCTGCGCAAGATCCTCAAGCCGGTGATGGCCAGTTACGACTTAGTGATACTCGACTGCCCGCCAAGCCTGTCCGCACTCTCCGAGCAGATCTTCTCCAGCGTCGATGCCCTGCTGGTGCCGGTGGTGCCGACGACTCTGTCATTGCGCACCCTCGAACAACTAGACGGTCATCTCGACGCGGTCGAACAGGCCTGCCCGATCTGGCCTTTCGTAACCCTCGCCGACCGCCGCAAGACCCTACACCGCGAGGTGATGGAGAGTCTTAGCGAACGCTGGCCGAGGCGCCTGTCGACGGCCGTGCCTAACGCCAGTGCGATCGAGCGCATGGGTATTGAGCGCGCTCCGGTCGGGCATTTCGCCCGCAGCAGTCCGGGTGGTCGCGCCTATGCCGCGCTATGGCGAGAGATCTCGCAGCGTATGCAATGA
- a CDS encoding DUF192 domain-containing protein has translation MDPTRRTLLKASLLLPLAALLPMSLISSFAWGQAAAKEMQTLALAIHSEGGPHRLEVEVAETVSQRQRGLMGRENLPEARGMLFRFESEQSANNAFWMYRTLIPLDIAFIDSDGRIVAINTMPPCESSSPSDCPSYPAGAAYHSALEVNGGYFAERGIKVGDCVSIPAEAGFCQPAD, from the coding sequence ATGGATCCAACGCGTCGCACGCTGCTCAAAGCGTCGTTACTGTTACCGCTGGCGGCACTGCTGCCGATGTCGCTAATCAGCTCGTTTGCCTGGGGGCAGGCGGCGGCGAAAGAGATGCAGACGCTGGCGCTGGCTATTCACAGCGAGGGTGGTCCACATCGTTTAGAGGTGGAAGTGGCCGAAACGGTTTCTCAGCGCCAGCGGGGATTAATGGGGCGTGAGAACTTGCCTGAAGCGCGCGGCATGCTGTTCCGCTTTGAGAGCGAGCAGTCCGCTAACAATGCTTTTTGGATGTATCGCACGCTGATTCCTCTCGATATTGCTTTTATCGATAGCGACGGGCGGATCGTGGCGATTAATACCATGCCGCCCTGTGAATCCTCGTCGCCAAGTGACTGCCCCTCTTATCCGGCGGGTGCGGCTTACCATTCGGCGCTAGAGGTCAACGGTGGCTATTTTGCCGAGCGTGGTATCAAAGTAGGCGACTGCGTTTCCATTCCCGCCGAAGCCGGCTTTTGCCAACCCGCAGATTAA
- a CDS encoding ABC transporter ATP-binding protein codes for MAESRIGGPIEGLSVAVHQTGPIPLAAEFICQPGELLALVGPSGSGKTTLLRTIAGLYRPQSGRVECAGDVWFDAERKHSLPPQRRQVGMVFQDYALFPHLTASQNIQLPLRHLPQPQRHEQAEQWLAKVRLDGLGKRYPHALSGGQRQRVALARALARDPKVLLLDEPFSAVDQVTRRRLQRELALLREQIQIPIVLVTHDLEEAAALADQICVLHNGASLQQAAPGALFRHPTSPLIARLLDRHNLFEGTVVEVEGQRRLQWGGTYLEVVEGLANLPLGEKVAWYLPPSDIVLHRRDRPSQGERENPLAASVEELVVLGGITSVSLRANHGDMLRFDIATHAARRNQLTRGAMVNVSLLAAGIHLMPGHRVRADAHDKRK; via the coding sequence GTGGCTGAATCACGCATCGGCGGGCCGATCGAAGGACTAAGCGTAGCGGTCCACCAAACGGGGCCGATTCCGCTGGCCGCCGAGTTTATCTGCCAACCCGGCGAACTGCTGGCGCTGGTAGGGCCGTCTGGCAGCGGAAAAACCACGCTGCTGCGCACCATTGCCGGGCTCTATCGCCCTCAAAGTGGGCGTGTGGAATGCGCTGGCGACGTTTGGTTTGATGCTGAACGTAAGCATTCACTTCCGCCCCAGCGTAGGCAAGTTGGCATGGTGTTTCAGGATTACGCCCTGTTCCCCCACTTAACCGCCTCGCAAAATATTCAACTCCCACTGCGCCACTTGCCCCAACCGCAGCGCCATGAACAGGCCGAGCAGTGGCTGGCCAAGGTGCGTCTAGACGGGTTGGGCAAGCGCTATCCTCATGCGCTTTCAGGTGGCCAGCGCCAGCGCGTAGCGCTGGCCCGAGCGTTGGCCCGCGACCCCAAAGTACTGTTACTCGATGAGCCGTTTTCGGCGGTGGATCAAGTGACTCGGCGGCGGTTACAGCGCGAGCTGGCGCTGCTACGCGAACAGATACAGATTCCCATTGTACTGGTGACTCACGATCTGGAGGAAGCTGCCGCACTTGCCGACCAAATCTGCGTGCTGCATAACGGTGCAAGCTTGCAGCAAGCCGCTCCCGGGGCGCTGTTTAGACACCCTACATCGCCCCTGATTGCTCGCCTGTTAGACAGGCATAATCTGTTTGAAGGCACCGTTGTAGAGGTAGAGGGGCAGCGGCGGCTGCAGTGGGGGGGAACTTACTTGGAAGTCGTCGAAGGGCTCGCCAATCTGCCACTGGGAGAAAAGGTGGCCTGGTATCTGCCACCATCAGATATTGTGCTTCACCGCCGTGACCGGCCTTCGCAAGGCGAGCGGGAGAACCCGCTTGCTGCCTCGGTTGAAGAGTTGGTGGTGCTTGGTGGCATTACGTCAGTTTCACTGCGCGCCAATCATGGCGATATGTTACGTTTCGATATTGCCACCCATGCCGCGCGGCGTAACCAGTTAACCCGCGGTGCAATGGTGAACGTTTCGTTGCTGGCGGCAGGCATTCACCTGATGCCAGGCCACCGAGTTCGCGCAGATGCGCATGACAAAAGGAAGTAA
- the modB gene encoding molybdate ABC transporter permease subunit, with translation MDWSALSVSLRLAGFTCLILIPFAIWLGRALAYARFRGKGLCEAFVALPLVLPPTVLGFYLLMSFGRDAPVGALWANLTGGGLNFTFTGILLASLIANLPFAVQPIQRAFEHVPHNLREAAWCSGLSPWQTLLRIELPLVWPGIMSAGALTFAHTLGEFGVILMVGGAIDGETRTLAIAIYDRVQAFDEQGAAQMSALLLLVSFITLGLVYGLAGRRRWARG, from the coding sequence ATGGATTGGTCGGCGCTTTCAGTCTCGCTTCGCCTCGCTGGGTTCACCTGCTTGATTCTTATCCCCTTTGCTATTTGGCTAGGCCGTGCCCTGGCCTACGCGCGTTTCCGGGGTAAAGGCCTATGCGAGGCATTCGTTGCGCTGCCGCTGGTATTGCCGCCTACCGTACTGGGCTTTTATCTGTTGATGAGCTTTGGCCGTGATGCACCGGTGGGGGCGCTTTGGGCGAACCTGACCGGCGGCGGGCTGAACTTCACGTTCACGGGTATATTGCTGGCCTCGCTTATTGCCAACCTGCCATTTGCCGTTCAGCCTATTCAGCGCGCCTTTGAGCACGTGCCCCACAACCTGAGGGAAGCGGCCTGGTGCAGCGGGTTGAGCCCCTGGCAAACGCTGCTGCGCATCGAGCTGCCCTTGGTGTGGCCTGGGATTATGTCGGCGGGAGCGCTCACCTTTGCCCATACGCTGGGCGAATTTGGTGTGATCTTGATGGTGGGGGGCGCTATCGATGGCGAAACCCGCACCCTCGCGATTGCTATCTATGATCGCGTCCAAGCCTTCGATGAGCAGGGCGCTGCGCAGATGTCGGCGCTGCTGCTGCTGGTGTCGTTTATTACCTTGGGGCTCGTCTATGGGCTAGCCGGGCGCAGGCGGTGGGCACGTGGCTGA